One stretch of Thermococcus sp. 21S9 DNA includes these proteins:
- the radA gene encoding DNA repair and recombination protein RadA, with translation MAKKKVEEVKELEEFEELEIAESSPSSPSKKKKEKEIRTLEDLPGVGPATAEKLREAGYDSIEAIAVASPLELKEIAGISEGAALKIIQAAREAANIGTFMRADEYMEKRQTIGKISTGSKSLDKLLGGGIETQAITEVFGEFGSGKTQLAHTLAVMVQKPPEEGGLGGSVIWIDTENTFRPERIRQIAEARGLDPDETLKNIYVARAFNSNHQMLLVEKAEEIIKEKASTDRPVKLLVVDSLMAHFRSEYVGRGTLAERQQKLAKHLSDLHRLADLYDIAVFVTNQVQAKPDAFFGDPTRPVGGHILAHSATLRIYLRKGKAGKRVARLIDSPHLPEGEAVFRITEKGVED, from the coding sequence ATGGCGAAGAAGAAGGTTGAAGAGGTTAAAGAGCTTGAGGAATTCGAGGAGCTTGAAATAGCCGAAAGCTCACCGTCATCGCCCTCAAAGAAGAAAAAGGAAAAAGAAATCAGAACCCTTGAGGATTTGCCGGGTGTTGGTCCGGCTACTGCTGAGAAGCTTCGCGAGGCCGGCTACGACAGTATTGAGGCCATAGCAGTTGCTTCACCGCTCGAGCTCAAAGAGATAGCGGGCATAAGCGAAGGCGCCGCGCTCAAGATAATCCAGGCCGCGAGGGAAGCGGCAAACATCGGAACCTTCATGCGCGCCGACGAGTATATGGAAAAGAGACAGACCATCGGCAAAATTTCCACTGGAAGCAAGAGCCTCGACAAGCTCCTCGGGGGCGGAATAGAGACGCAGGCCATAACCGAGGTCTTCGGTGAGTTCGGAAGCGGAAAGACCCAGCTCGCGCACACCCTCGCCGTCATGGTCCAGAAGCCACCTGAGGAAGGTGGCCTCGGCGGTTCGGTGATATGGATTGACACCGAGAACACCTTCAGGCCCGAGAGGATAAGGCAGATAGCCGAGGCTCGCGGTTTGGACCCCGACGAGACGCTCAAGAACATCTACGTTGCGCGCGCCTTCAACAGCAACCACCAGATGCTTCTCGTCGAGAAAGCCGAGGAAATAATCAAGGAGAAGGCCTCAACCGATAGGCCAGTTAAGTTGCTCGTCGTTGATTCCCTCATGGCCCACTTCAGGAGCGAGTACGTCGGCAGGGGAACTCTAGCCGAGAGACAGCAGAAGCTGGCGAAGCACCTCTCCGACTTACACCGTCTTGCCGACCTCTACGACATAGCGGTCTTCGTGACGAACCAGGTGCAGGCGAAACCGGATGCCTTCTTCGGCGACCCCACGAGGCCCGTCGGCGGTCACATCTTGGCCCACAGCGCGACGCTCAGAATCTACCTCAGGAAGGGCAAGGCCGGAAAGCGCGTCGCAAGGCTCATAGACAGCCCGCACCTGCCCGAGGGCGAGGCCGTCTTCAGGATTACCGAGAAGGGAGTTGAGGACTGA